The proteins below come from a single Eremothecium sinecaudum strain ATCC 58844 chromosome II, complete sequence genomic window:
- a CDS encoding uncharacterized protein (Syntenic homolog of Ashbya gossypii ABL201W; Syntenic homolog of Saccharomyces cerevisiae YNL234W): MAASPNVDIYTAFEKSQVPFIPVDLRSLNDSIGDTVDVVSADKEYYEPAPSLKRLHTNNSVASKTYSVYSAEGSVAFTKISSRDTWDSTVVDTVRYKITASFSSREIMLLRTSWAFLQDDEISDYKILSFVNRINDDMSSSAIPTASTGNNMLRSSFRSRPTVHSTVSYSSSSAGSSTTQVPAFPTIIENSNNSNIVAASLFCAQFYACLLDMSPGLEKIYPSIKHQAVSFAAVVTIAISHLEHLSVMNSYLCDLGKRHSRILGIEPPDFELMGNAFIKTIKNRFGIHCTIELTEVWTRLYSFLANSILQFGIDPVVTARSEAQSQEEEFSVKSDTAFSNYSPEFFVFNSKSATKENLTLTPQDTSEPAYSEDTGSVVVTSTHNYRRRLRRKKKGDKDCIIM; encoded by the coding sequence ATGGCAGCAAGTCCAAATGTTGATATCTATACTGCGTTCGAGAAATCGCAGGTACCTTTCATCCCTGTAGATCTAAGGTCTTTAAATGATTCAATAGGTGACACTGTTGATGTGGTAAGCGCAGATAAGGAATATTACGAGCCTGCACCGTCGTTGAAACGACTTCATACCAACAATTCGGTTGCATCAAAAACATATTCAGTTTATTCCGCTGAAGGATCTGTTGCTTTTACCAAGATCTCTTCCAGGGATACTTGGGATTCCACTGTGGTGGATACGGTTCGCTACAAAATTACCGCAAGCTTTAGTTCTAGAGAAATTATGCTCCTGAGGACGTCTTGGGCGTTTCTGCAGGACGATGAGATCTCGGATTATAAGATCTTATCATTTGTTAATCGAATTAACGATGATATGAGCTCTAGTGCTATACCTACGGCAAGTACCGGTAATAATATGCTTCGATCGTCCTTTCGCTCGCGTCCCACCGTCCACAGCACCGTGAGCTACAGCAGTTCCTCGGCGGGGTCCTCTACAACCCAGGTGCCTGCTTTTCCTACAATCATAGAAAACAGTAACAATTCTAACATTGTGGCCGCTTCGCTGTTTTGCGCGCAGTTTTATGCTTGCTTGCTGGACATGAGTCCGGGTTTAGAGAAAATCTACCCCTCTATCAAGCACCAGGCAGTATCATTTGCTGCTGTGGTGACTATTGCAATATCGCACCTAGAACACCTCAGTGTAATGAATAGTTACCTGTGCGATCTAGGCAAAAGACACTCCAGAATACTAGGCATTGAGCCCCCAGATTTTGAATTGATGGGGAATGCCTTCATAAAAACCATTAAGAACAGATTTGGTATCCATTGCACCATCGAGCTTACCGAAGTTTGGACACGGTTGTATTCCTTCCTTGCAAATAGCATCCTACAGTTTGGAATTGACCCTGTTGTAACAGCTCGCTCTGAAGCACAATCgcaagaagaagaattCAGCGTCAAGTCGGATACTGCTTTCTCAAACTACAGTCCTGAGTTCTTCGTGTTTAACAGCAAATCGGCTACAAAAGAAAACCTCACTCTAACTCCCCAGGATACAAGTGAGCCGGCATATTCAGAAGATACTGGAAGCGTAGTTGTCACGTCAACCCATAATTATAGAAGAAGGCTTCGTAGAAAGAAGAAAGGAGACAAGGATTGTATCATTATGTAG
- the SIN4 gene encoding Sin4p (Syntenic homolog of Ashbya gossypii ABL202W; Syntenic homolog of Saccharomyces cerevisiae YNL236W (SIN4)) gives MNTSGCVSCSKLGLIAYGDSSSTNSNLCITFLETVNGINWRFHPPKQYSIHNQLHEEQNSNSNKKGVNLFYDLRSVHWNNWSLLNGELLAVCDDLGNMTMLTAGQTRDGNGTYHKMTVLFQDNVYKIHNQIIPLDTVSKKEGSLKVDRKHTKKEYGSTILDFQWIGNQKPEIAQIKAQRDPMTNTFESQMQQCPPSGVFHPASVKNACIAIRRNGHTDLWYQFSNTLDYKKISLQLTKNKESEWLRHARIAHMDVEQSFLVGMYSNISKCFSYYELQVDWNLSHKDPSMVLDPKLNLKHIFRANPDTMGPNGELLKLENFHIISKKALQGSRPEILISYNILGTTKTLVRRFEMIKTTPNMVFLSSFGVNISNANGSSKLSRYTLKHVQDLVFEHKVLDIQPHALDSLVAFRLQNGEMHFYNRYTWKLEEDSEASSVPYTKDSIFSIFATGFVFPNIPPIDAVEWCINSPSSGGVIVKLKQNKGPQFLTLKTKVTEDPSKDTIHATAFAFEFFRFNNRLHSGEDLVIAIKTHILKLQQIDANRAVDFIFIIISTILKLYGIQFEGPKEVLDKLLQSKAIQKLLLLQMELGSHLQNRTVFSMAYAAMKLRSIKLAMNGVARNVHAMIQHTALVNSLPNGKGFQFAFSKQDLIYSLIPSINWFVTFVTFLTQQLILLVNNPADKTHSLVIGIFSSITTRQLMLKLVMELKNLIGLITKFPETNYTILNESSNFLRKALGDSPVNLEKFETFLTDVNSKFASLADQDVTANTKREPYFLVKADIPPDIAHMKEFLLSYASTAMLSYINLAEVFFASTGTLRIFDSERFNPKISGLLQPLSAGLVVDDEALPNSVKESRAFSPLDYDDISSEWVDMSTIPCIKRCTRCGCITRAGNVVDTKHTVLETAIVTKRWTALYSRYCQCTGLLYELELDTSD, from the coding sequence ATGAATACTAGTGGATGTGTTTCCTGTTCTAAGTTAGGTTTGATAGCTTATGGTGATTCTAGTAGCACAAACAGTAATTTATGTATTACTTTCTTAGAAACGGTTAACGGAATCAACTGGAGGTTCCATCCTCCAAAACAATACAGTATTCATAATCAGTTGCATGAAGAACAGAACTCTAATAGCAATAAAAAGGGAGTTAACCTATTTTATGATTTAAGGTCGGTTCATTGGAACAACTGGTCTTTGTTAAATGGTGAACTGCTGGCTGTTTGTGATGATTTAGGAAACATGACCATGCTGACTGCGGGTCAAACTCGTGATGGGAATGGGACATACCATAAGATGACGGTATTATTTCAAGATAACGTATATAAGATTCACAATCAAATTATACCTCTTGATACGGTATCAAAGAAAGAGGGTAGTTTAAAGGTTGATCGGAAGCACACGAAAAAAGAGTATGGCTCCACTATCCTTGACTTTCAGTGGATTGGCAACCAGAAGCCTGAAATTGCCCAGATAAAGGCTCAACGAGACCCTATGACTAATACATTTGAGAGTCAGATGCAGCAATGCCCACCTTCGGGAGTTTTCCACCCCGCCTCAGTAAAAAATGCTTGTATTGCAATCAGAAGAAACGGACACACCGATTTATGGTATCAATTCTCTAATACGCTAGACTACAAGAAAATATCTCTGCAACTTACCAAAAACAAGGAATCCGAGTGGCTGCGGCATGCTAGGATTGCCCATATGGATGTGGAGCAATCCTTTTTGGTTGGCATGTATTCTAACATCTCCAAATGCTTCTCATATTATGAATTGCAGGTGGATTGGAATCTAAGCCATAAGGATCCAAGCATGGTACTTGATCCTAAGCTGAATTTAAAGCATATATTTCGAGCTAACCCTGATACTATGGGCCCTAATGGTGAGCTCCTAAAGCTGGAAAACTTTCATATTATTTCAAAGAAGGCTCTACAAGGATCGAGACCTGAGATTCTCATTTCGTACAATATCCTGGGTACTACTAAGACCCTTGTAAGAAGGTTTGAGATGATAAAGACAACCCCAAACATGGtatttctttcttcttttgGAGTGAATATAAGCAATGCTAACGGTAGCTCGAAATTAAGTCGTTATACATTGAAGCATGTACAAGACTTAGTGTTTGAACATAAAGTATTAGACATACAGCCGCATGCACTGGATTCTTTGGTTGCCTTTAGGTTGCAAAATGGAGAAATGCACTTTTACAACAGGTATACTTGGAAACTTGAAGAGGACTCAGAGGCTAGTTCAGTTCCGTATACTAAAGATTCTATTTTCTCTATTTTTGCCACAGGTTTTGTATTCCCTAATATACCCCCAATAGATGCTGTCGAGTGGTGCATCAATTCGCCCTCATCTGGTGGAGTAATAGTCAAACTGAAGCAAAACAAGGGACCTCAATTTCTCACGCTGAAGACTAAGGTAACAGAAGACCCATCAAAAGATACTATACATGCAACTGCATTTGCATTTGAGTTCTTCCGTTTTAATAACCGTCTTCATAGTGGCGAGGACTTGGTAATTGCCATAAAAACTCACATTCTCAAGTTGCAGCAAATCGATGCAAACCGTGCGGttgattttatttttatcaTTATATCTACCATTTTAAAACTATATGGTATTCAGTTTGAAGGGCCCAAGGAAGTTCTCGATAAGCTACTGCAATCTAAAGCCATCCAAAAGTTACTGCTTCTTCAGATGGAGTTAGGCTCCCATTTGCAGAATAGAACAGTTTTCAGTATGGCATATGCTGCGATGAAGCTGAGAAGCATAAAGTTAGCCATGAATGGGGTTGCGAGGAACGTACATGCAATGATTCAGCACACTGCTTTAGTCAACTCTCTTCCAAATGGTAAAGGTTTCCAGTTTGCATTCTCTAAACAGGATCTGATATACTCTCTAATACCATCCATCAATTGGTTTGTTACGTTTGTAACTTTTCTCACTCAGCAGCTCATACTGCTGGTGAATAATCCCGCTGATAAAACACATTCCCTAGTTATAGGGATATTCTCTTCCATCACTACAAGGCAGTTGATGTTGAAATTGGTAATGGAATTGAAAAATCTAATTGGACTCATTACGAAATTCCCAGAAACTAACTACACCATTCTAAATGAATCGTCCAATTTCTTAAGGAAAGCGCTTGGAGACAGCCCAGTAAATCTAGAAAAGTTTGAAACGTTCTTAACTGATGTCAACAGCAAGTTCGCTTCTTTAGCCGACCAGGATGTAACCGCAAATACCAAAAGAGAACCCTATTTCCTGGTGAAGGCAGACATTCCCCCAGATATTGCCCACATGAAAGAATTCCTACTATCATATGCTAGCACTGCAATGTTATCATACATAAACCTTGCTGAGGTCTTTTTTGCGTCTACTGGTACATTACGTATTTTCGATTCCGAAAGATTTAATCCTAAAATATCCGGTCTTCTGCAGCCTCTATCTGCAGGCTTGGTAGTCGATGATGAAGCTCTACCCAACTCTGTGAAAGAATCCAGAGCTTTTTCGCCCCTCGATTACGATGATATATCAAGCGAATGGGTTGATATGAGTACTATACCTTGCATCAAAAGATGCACAAGGTGCGGATGCATCACACGTGCTGGGAATGTGGTTGATACCAAGCATACTGTTCTAGAAACTGCCATTGTCACTAAGAGATGGACAGCCCTTTATTCAAGATATTGCCAGTGTACTGGTCTTCTTTACGAACTTGAACTCGACACGAGCGACTGA